A genome region from Musa acuminata AAA Group cultivar baxijiao chromosome BXJ3-5, Cavendish_Baxijiao_AAA, whole genome shotgun sequence includes the following:
- the LOC135637854 gene encoding LOW QUALITY PROTEIN: pentatricopeptide repeat-containing protein At1g06710, mitochondrial-like (The sequence of the model RefSeq protein was modified relative to this genomic sequence to represent the inferred CDS: substituted 1 base at 1 genomic stop codon), producing MSRRAAAVVLSRSPAVASFFSTNRCFPPSQCLISISRHNPFKRPRLSLFSSGSSCSSPDDDLRELNDPGFVVPWDGASHDRENRQEASVSMKDFTFLQEAAVEDRETLAAKPLDAGKSSKEAVLIAKVVRASGSNFDDNTEKILRRFRGNLNESLVIDALRLVSIPDLALRFFIWAGQQIGYSHTGQTYDALIEILGFDKKSRVPXHFLREIGQEDREVLGRLLNVLVRKCCHSGFWNEALEELGRLKDFGYKPSKVTYNALVRVLLSADRLDSAVLVHREMSESGFCMDRFTMGCFAHALCKAGQWVEALNIIKAEDFTLDTVLCTQMISGLLEASLFEEAMSFLHRMRSNSCVPNVVTYRTLLSGFLSKKQLGWCKRILNMMIIEGCNPSPSLFNSLMHGYCSTGDYAYAYKLLKKMNACGCRPGYVTYNIFIGGICGNKELPSSDMLDLAEKAYEEMLDAGFVLNKINVGNFAQSLCHMGKFDKAFQIINEMMKKGFVPDTSTYAKVIGLLCQASMVEKAFLLFQEMKKNDVVPDVYTYTILIDSFCKVGLIEQAWRWFKEMEREGCLPNVVTYTALIHAYLKAKRLSKANELFKSMISMDCVPNVVTYTALIDGLCKAGEIEEACHIYAKMRGICEDTVGSNYFEGGSNEVAQPNVFTYGALVDGLCKAHKVVEARDLLNAMMSAGCEPNHIVYDALIDGFCKVGKLDDAQEVFVRMSAHGYTPNVYTYSSLIDRLFKDKRLDLALKVLSKMLENSCAPNVITYTEMIDGLCKVGKTDEAYKLLMMMEEKGCNPNVVTYTALIDGYGKASKVDMCLELFRQMTEKGCAPNFITYNVLINHCCTAGLLDKAHKILEEMKQTCWPRHISGHRNIIQGFSKKFISSLGLLDEITHYNLIPIAPAYIILINSFSSAGQLEIALELHREIEGYLSCSSVANSNMYFSIIQGLCLASKVEKAIELYSQMLRKGYVPELIIFFCLIKGLLRVNKWDEALQLLYTTYNMGIEWHNEETSEGN from the exons ATGAGCCGACGGGCAGCGGCGGTGGTTCTCTCGCGGTCGCCCGCCGTCGCCTCCTTCTTTTCGACCAATCGCTGCTTCCCTCCGTCCCAATGCCTGATCTCGATTTCCCGCCATAATCCCTTCAAAAGACCCCGCCTTTCTCTCTTCAGCAGCGGCAGTAGCTGTTCCTCGCCCGACGACGATTTGAGAGAGTTGAACGATCCAGGGTTCGTTGTTCCGTGGGATGGCGCGTCCCATGATCGAGAGAATCGTCAGGAAGCCTCGGTCTCGATGAAAGACTTCACCTTTTTGCAAGAAGCCGCAGTCGAAGACCGTGAGACACTCGCTGCAAAGCCTCTTGATGCAGGAAAATCGTCAAAGGAGGCCGTTCTGATCGCAAAGGTGGTCAGGGCAAGTGGAAGTAATTTCGATGACAATACCGAGAAGATACTGAGGCGATTCAGGGGAAACTTGAATGAATCGCTGGTGATTGACGCGTTAAGATTAGTAAGTATTCCAGATTTGGCGCTCAGATTCTTCATCTGGGCCGGTCAGCAGATTGGCTATAGCCATACGGGTCAGACTTACGACGCATTGATTGAAATTTTAGGCTTTGATAAGAAGAGTAGAGTCCCTTAGCATTTTCTTAGAGAAATTGGACAGGAGGATAGAGAAGTGCTTGGGAGATTGTTAAATGTGCTCGTGCGGAAGTGTTGTCATAGTGGTTTTTGGAATGAGGCTCTGGAAGAGCTCGGGCGGCTTAAGGACTTTGGTTACAAGCCATCCAAGGTGACATATAACGCATTGGTTCGGGTTCTTCTGAGTGCTGATCGACTAGATTCAGCTGTTTTGGTTCACAGAGAAATGTCTGAATCGGGATTTTGTATGGACAGGTTCACGATGGGCTGTTTTGCGCATGCTCTGTGTAAAGCAGGACAGTGGGTAGAAGCTCTCAACATTATAAAGGCAGAAGACTTCACACTAGATACTGTTTTATGTACTCAAATGATTAGTGGATTGTTGGAAGCTTCTCTTTTCGAGGAAGCCATGTCTTTTCTTCATAGGATGAGGTCCAATTCATGTGTTCCAAATGTTGTGACATATAGGACATTGCTTTCGGGGTTTTTAAGTAAGAAACAACTTGGTTGGTGTAAGAGAATTCTTAACATGATGATTATAGAGGGTTGCAATCCTAGCCCATCATTGTTTAATTCTCTGATGCATGGATATTGCAGCACTGGAGACTATGCTTATGCATATAAGCTGTTAAAGAAGATGAATGCTTGTGGTTGTCGACCTGGTTATGTGACTTACAACATATTTATTGGAGGAATCTGTGGAAATAAAGAATTGCCAAGTTCTGACATGTTGGATCTGGCGGAAAAAGCCTATGAGGAGATGCTGGATGCTGGATTTGTACTAAACAAAATAAATGTTGGCAACTTTGCTCAATCCCTTTGTCACATGGGGAAATTTGATAAGGCATTTCAGATTATAAACGAGATGATGAAGAAGGGATTTGTTCCTGATACTAGCACCTATgcgaaggtgattggtcttctttGTCAGGCGAGTATGGTGGAAAAGGCTTTCCTTCTATTTCAGGAAATGAAGAAGAATGATGTTGTTCCTGATGTTTATACATATACGATTTTGATAGACAGTTTTTGTAAGGTTGGGCTTATCGAACAGGCTTGGAGATGGTTTAAAGAAATGGAGAGAGAAGGTTGTCTTCCGAATGTTGTGACCTATACTGCACTAATACATGCTTACTTGAAAGCAAAGCGACTTTCCAAGGCAAATGAACTTTTCAAGAGCATGATTAGTATGGATTGTGTTCCTAATGTTGTCACCTATACTGCATTGATTGATGGCCTTTGCAAAGCTGGAGAGATTGAAGAGGCTTGCCATATCTATGCAAAGATGAGGGGAATTTGTGAGGATACAGTTGGCAGTAATTACTTTGAAGGTGGTAGTAACGAGGTCGCACAGCCAAATGTTTTCACATATGGtgcattggttgatggcttatgtAAAGCTCATAAAGTAGTTGAAGCTCGTGATTTATTGAATGCAATGATGTCAGCTGGTTGCGAGCCAAATCACATAGTCTATGATGCTCTTATCGATGGGTTTTGCAAGGTTGGCAAGCTTGATGATGCACAGGAGGTATTTGTCAGAATGTCTGCGCATGGTTACACTCCTAATGTGTATACATACAGCTCCTTAATTGACAGGTTGTTTAAGGATAAAAGGCTTGATCTTGCTCTTAAAGTTCTCTCAAAAATGTTAGAGAACTCTTGTGCTCCAAATGTAATCACATATACTGAGATGATTGATGGGCTCTGTAAGGTAGGTAAGACAGATGAGGCTTACAAGCTTCTTATGATGATGGAAGAAAAAGGATGTAATCCGAATGTTGTAACTTATACTGCCTTGATAGATGGATATGGTAAAGCCTCTAAAGTTGATATGTGTCTGGAGCTTTTTAGGCAAATGACTGAAAAGGGTTGTGCCCCAAATTTTATCACATATAATGTATTGATAAACCATTGTTGCACTGCTGGCCTTCTGGATAAGGCCCACAAAATTTTGGAGGAGATGAAGCAAACTTGTTGGCCAAGACACATATCAGGCCACCGCAACATCATCCAAGGATTTAGTAAGAAGTTTATTAGTTCACTTGGCCTTTTAGATGAGATAACACACTACAATTTGATACCGATTGCTCCTGCTTACATCATTCTAATAAATAGTTTTTCTAGTGCTGGTCAGCTGGAAATAGCTTTGGAGTTGCACAGAGAGATAGAGGGTTATTTGTCATGTTCAAGTGTTGCAAACAGTAACATGTACTTTTCAATAATTCAGGGTCTTTGTTTAGCATCAAAGGTTGAGAAAGCCATTGAATTGTATAGTCAGATGCTAAGGAAAGGATATGTGCCAGAATTGATAATTTTCTTTTGCCTCATCAAGGGACTCCTCAGGGTTAATAAGTGGGATGAAGCACTCCAGCTTTTGTACACCACATACAACATG GGTATAGAATGGCATAATGAAGAAACATCTGAAGGGAACTAG